TGAATTTAACCATCTGTTTAATTACAACATCACCAGCACCTGTTCGTGGTGGATCTAATAAAATCAAATCTGCTCGCTTCACAATTGGCAATTGTTGTGCGACTAATCCTTGAAAAATCTTCACATTCTCTTTGTTAAGGAAAATTCTTCGAGCATCTGCGACCGCAGTTTTATCGCTCTCAATTAAGGTAACAAAACCACGGTCACTAATCTCTATTAATATTGCTGCTGCAAATAGGCCAACACCTGAGTAAAGATCTAAAACATGATCTGCTGGCTTTACGCCAAGTTGCGATAGTGCAGCTTTTACCAACTCAACTGGTGCGCTGCGATGGCTTTGCCAGAATGCAGAGGGTGAGATTTTAAATGAGTTACCGGCTACTTGCTCAACAATCTGAGTAGGACCGCTAATGCTTCTGCCTGATCGCATAACTGAAACTTCATTGGTACTAGAAACTGCAACCTCAACTCTGGCATCAGATTTCCATTGCCTACTGGATAATTCACCCACATTCATTCTTTCATCAGCAATAAGGCAATCCTTAATTTCAACCACATCATTGCTACGAGCGCCAAAAAAACCAATCTGGCCATTAGCTGAAACTGCAAAATCCATTCGAGTGCGCCAATGCAATCCATCAGCAGGTTCTACTGAAGTTACCTTTAAATCAAAGCCAAGTTGAACTAAATCCATTTTGCCAATTCGCAAGAACTGTTCCTTAATGATCTGAGCTTTTAGTTCACGTTGCGTGCTGATATTTATATGCTGGAAATCGCAACCACCACAACTGCCGGCATACTGACAAGGTGGTGAAACTCTGGAGGCCACTGGTTGTAATACTTCTACAACATCTGCATGTGCAATCTTTGAACTAACTGAGGTAATTTTTATATTAACTAACTCATCGGTGATGCCATGGCGCACAAAAATAACTTGTCCGTTATATCTTGCAACAAAATGTCCGCCATGTGCCACTGGGCCAATTTGGACCTGGACAATCTGGCCTTCTTTTAACCGCTCCTGAGCGTTTGATTCCATAGTGCGGAGCCTATGGGTGTAAGTTGTACTTTGTGCACGTCGTAATAATGGGTTGTGGTCGAGTCGGTTCGACCCTTGCGGTAGATCTTGAAAAGTCTGGCCACACAGTGGCTGTAATAGACCAAAACCGCGAAGCCTTTAGACGTTTAGGTGCAAACTTCAATGGTCGAACAGTTGCTGGTGTCGGCTTTGATCGTGACACATTATTAGAGGCAGGAATCGAAAAAGCTGATGCTTTCGCAGCAGTTTCAAATGGTGATAATTCAAATATTTTGGCAGCACGAGTGGCTCGCGAAACTTTTGGCGTAAAAAATGTTGTTGCTCGAATTTATGATCCAGGTCGTGCTGAGATTTATCAGCGCCTTGGCATTCCAACTGTTGCAACAGTTCTTTGGACAACTGACCAGATTATGCGACGACTTACTCCCGATGGCACAAAATCAGAGTGGCGAGATGCCACCGGAACAATTTTGCTAGTTGAAGTGAGCCTGCACAAAGAATGGTATGGCGAATCAATACTTTTAATTGAGAAAAATACTAATGCCAGAGTTGCATTTATAACCAGACTTGGTGAGGCTGTATTGCCAGATGAACACACAGTTTTGCAAGAGGGCGATTTAGTTCATCTTTTAGTTAATGAAAAACAAGTTGCTGAGACTGAAAAAATGCTCGCTAAATCTCCGGCAGGTGCTTAATGAGAATTGCGATTGCAGGAGCTGGAAATGTTGGCCGAGCGATTGCTCGAGAATTGTTAGAAAATGGCCATCAAGTGCTTCTAATTGATAAGGATCCAAAGGCGCTAAAGATGGATTCAGTCCCCGCCGCTGAGTGGCTACTTGCTGATGCTTGTGAAATTACTGCGCTAGATCAAGCGAAGTTAGATGGCTGCCAAGTTTTAGTTGCCGCAACTGGTGATGACAAGGTAAATCTTGTTGCCTCCTTACTTGGTAAGACTGAGTATGGCGTGCCAAGAGTTGTCGCAAGAGTAAATCATCCAAAAAATGAATGGATGTTTGATTCATCCTGGGGTGTAGATGTTTCAGTTTCAACACCAAGAATTATCTCAGCCCTAGTAGAGGAGGCAGTGAGTGTTGGTGATGTTGTCAGGTTATTCTCATTTAGAAAAGGTGAAGCAAACTTAGTAGAAATAACCTTGCCTGATACCGCTGCTTGTTGCGGTAAAACTGTTGGCGAAGTTGAATTACCAGAGGATGCCAGCCTGGCTGCAATTGTTAGAGATAGCCATGTAATAACACCAAAGGATCATGATGTTTTCGCACCTGGTGATGAATTGCTATTTGTAGCATCAGCTAAAGCTGAGGAAAAACTAAAGTCCTGCTTTATCTAATTAACTTTAGTTGTAGGTGTTTTTCTTAAGATTTGCCAAGTTCCCCAGGCGGTTAATATAAATAATGGGTATCCCATCAATAACCTAGCGGTACCTAAAACATTAATATTTCCACTCTTATAAAGTGGATACTGAACAATTAACCTGGCAGCAAACATTGCTACCCAAAGCCAACCAGCTTTTATATATGCATTTAAGCGGGCAGGATCTTTTCGCCACAACAAGTTCTCTCCCAAAATTGGTCCAAGCATTACGCCCAAGATTGGCCACTTAACTAAATTTGTAATTGCATAAAGGAGTCCATATCCAGCATTGATCCATAAGCCTGGTAGGTAAAAATCTGCGGCATTGCCAGTTCGTTTTGAAATTAGCGCACAAATACCAACACCAATTAATCCAGAAAAAGCATGTTGAATCGTCTCTCGCTTTAACAAGCGAAGCAGCGTTAATACTACAGAAAGTGCCACAGCTGAATAAAGGGCAGCATTTACATCTTTGCCTGAGAGGTTAAAAACTATTAAGAAAACTAAGGCAGGAAGACCTGAATCAATTAATCCACGTTTTCCACCTAAGGCATTTAATACTTTGTCTTTATCCTCATTATGTCCCTGATAACTCATGCGCCAGTTGATCCAAATCCCCCGGTGGCACGTTCTGAACCAGGTAAATCAGCAACTTCAACAAACTGGGCTCGTTCAACTTTTTGAATTACAAGTTGGGCGATGCGATCACCTTTTTTAAAGGAAACAGACTCAGTTAAATCATGGTTAATTAAAATAACTTGAAGTTCTCCGCGAAAACCAGCATCAACAGTTCCTGGTGTATTAACCATCGATATGCCATGCTTTATTGCCAACCCTGATCTTGGATGAACTAATGCAACATAACCATTTGGCAGTGCGATACTAATTCCAGTTGGAATTAACATCCGCTCACCTGGCTTAATCGTGAAATCAATTCTGGTTGCCAAATCCGCGCCAGCATCCCCACCTTTTGCATAAGAAGGCATTGGCACAGTTGGATCCAACCGTTTAATTAGTACCTGCGTCATGGATTTATATCAAAATCTGGATCAACAAATGCCATTAACTCTGGATGCTCAACCAAATGATCCTTATATTGCTCAGTTAAATTCTTAATAAAATGCTCCATTGGAACTGCAATAAATAAGGCTGATGCTTGAACTGCAATTTCACCCGTTGGTGAATCCAACCTGCCTTCAGCTTGTGTGTAAACCTTTCGACCAGATTGTCCAGTAATTCTGGCATCAATATAAAGTGTGCGGCCCATTGGTACGGGTAATAAGAAATCTGTTTCTAATCGACCAGTAACAGCTGGGGTTCTAATTAACCACATCAATTTACCAAGCGCTTCATCAAAGGCAAGAGAGAGTAAACCGCCATGGGCAAGGCCGGGAGCACCTTGGTGATCTTCAGTTACAGTGAATTTTCCAGTTAGATCTAATTCTTTTCCAGCAAAAGCTATTAAGTGCAATCCAGTTTTATGTAATTCACCACACCCAAAGCAATATCCAAAGTGAGAAGGAATCTGTGAACCAATTGCTGGCGCCTTTGGATGGCGCACCGGCATCACCGCATCTGCAGGTGGAGTGGTGGATGCAATACGTGCCATTGGTAAAGCGTATCCTTTATCTCATGTCTAGATCTAATTCTAACTCTGAGTTTGCTGAGCGAATAAACTGGCCAGTTTGGTTGTGGTTATTTCTAGCGATGATGATCGCCTCGATCTATCTAACCTTCTGGGCACCCTTTGGCAATCTGCTCGCGGCTACTATCTCCATCTTAATTTCTATCACTTTGATTTATAGCGCAAGAAAATCAGTACTTGAAATTGTTGTAATAAATAATTGGCTCTATGTTGGAAATGCCAAGATTGAGTGCAAGCACATCAAGAAAGTCACCGCATTAAAAAGGGAAGAATTCTTAAAACTTCGTGGTCAAAATGCAGATCCGGCCGCCTTTAATGCAACACGTTTTTGGGTTTCAACTGGTGTGAAGGTTGAATTAAAAGATAAGAATGATCCGACGCCATATTGGCTTATTGCAACTAGAAAACCAAAAAAACTTGCAGCAGCTTTAGATTAATCGCAGTCGCGACAAACAGCCTTCAGTCCTTCACCTCGTGCACGTTGGTTAACATGCTTAACTAGGAAACAGCGACTACAGGCGAATTCATCCTCTTGCTTTGGTACAACCTTTACCGTTAACTCTTCACCAGATAAATCGGCGCCAGGCAACTCAAGATTTTCAGCAGCCTCTGCTTCATCAATATCTACCTGTCCAGATTGAGCATCAGCACGTCGAGCTTTTAATTCCTCTAACGATTCTTCATGTAACTCTTCATCGGTTTTCCGGGGGGTGTCGTAATCGGTTGCCATCAGTCACCTCCTCTTAAAAATTAAGTAAAACTATTTCGATCTCTGTTGGTGTAAGGATTACTCCAACTGGGCGGATAATCCCCTATTGGAGATAGATGTACCTAATCAACGCTAGGCGTGTCGGGATTATTCCTTGTTAAGTTGCTGGGTGCGACGCTCAGCCTGCGCTTTGCGCCACTTCGCGATCTCACCATGATTTCCAGACAGTAAAACCTCTGGCACTTCCAATCCTCGCCAGTTGGATGGCTTTGTGTAATTTGGATACTCAACTAAAAGTGAATCATTATTTCCAGAAATTGAGTGTGATTCCTCTGTTAATGAATCAGGATTTCCTAAAACACCAGGAATTAATCTAGTGGTTGCCTCAATTATCACCATCGCTGCTACCTCACCGCCACCTAATACATAATCACCAATTGAAACTTCATGAACCTTGAAATTACTTTTAGAACTATAAAACTCACCAACTCTGGCATCAATTCCTTCATATCTTCCGCATGCAAAAACCAAGTGATATTTCTTTGAAAAATCAGCTGCCATCTGCTGATCAAATTTCTTTCCCGCTGGGGTTAAAATAATTAGATCCACTAGCTCCTGATCATTTGTAATTGCATCAATTGCATCACCCCATGGCGCAGCCGTCATAACCATTCCAGCACCGCCTCCATAAGGAGTGTCATCAACTGAATGGTGGACATCATTTGTTTGCTCGCGCAGATCATGAATATCAATTGAAACTATGCCTTTGTCCTGTGCCTTACCCAGCAGTGATAATTTAAGTGGAGTTAGGTAATCTGGAAAGATTGAGATTAGATCAATTTGCAACATCTAATAACCCTTCCGGTGGATTTACGACAATTTTCTTAGCCAAAACATCAATCTCAATAATAATCTGCTTAACCATTGGAATCAGCACCTGAGCACCTGCCCTATTCACCGATAGGAGATCTTGGCCAGGTAATTTAACAATCTCATCAACTGCGCCAATTAACTCACCATTTTGTTGAAATACTTCACAGCCAATTAATTGTTGAAAGTGATACTCCCCTGGCGCAAGTGAATCAAGATCAACATCGGATGAGATCAATTGATCTCGTAGCTCTTCAATTTGATTTCGATCGGTGACTCCATCAAAAGCTAGCAGCAGAATTTGGTTATGCCAACGGCTTGATCTAATTGTTAATTGCTTGCCATCATCTAAGGTTAATTTGTTACCAATTTGAAAGCGGATATCTGGATCATCGGTTTGAACCTCGATGGTTGCTTCGCCTAACACTCCATGTGCGCGGCCAATGCGACCCACGACAAGTTGCAAATTAACGAACCTCGTCAGCCTCGATTAGATCTACGCGAACTGAGCGACCAGCAAGTGCGCTAATTACAGTGCGCAGTGCTTTAGCAGTTCTGCCATTGCGGCCAATTACCTTGCCAATATCTTCTGGGTGAACTCGCACCTCAAGTGTGGTGCCACCACGTGAATTTTTTTCAGTTATGACAACTTCAGCTGGATTATCAACAATCCCTTTTACTAAGTGTTCTAGAGCTTCATCAATCATTCTTACTCGCTTGCTGTTGCATCAGCAGCTGGCGCGTCAGTTGTTACCTCTGGCGCTTGTGCTACTTCTTCAGTGGTTACTTCAGTAACTGCGGCAGCGGCAGCAACAACTGCAACAGCCTCGCCCACTACTGGAACCTCAACCTTTTTAGAAACTACTGGTGGAACATAAGCTGGCTCAACAATAATTTCACCATCTGCGCCACGACGCTCTTTAATCTTTGTTGCCTTACCAGTTAACTTACGTAGGTAGTAAAGCTTGGCTCTACGAGCTGATCCATGACGAACAATTTCAATTCTTTCAATTACTGGAGTGTGTACTGGGAATGTTCGCTCAACACCAACACCGTATGAAATTTTACGGATAGTAAATGACTCACGAATTCCAGAACCAGATCTTGCAATTACAACTCCTTGGAAAAGCTGAATACGGCTCTTGGTACCTTCAATAACTCGAACGTGAACCTTTAGTTCATCGCCGGAACGAAATGATGGGATGTCTTTGCGAAGTGAGGCGGCATCAACTACATCTAACACGTTCATGTTTTGTCCTAATCGTTAAATTTTATGGTCAATCAGTTATTTTCCAATGAGTGCGTATCTTGCCACAGCAGGGGTGATTAGATCAATTTGAGATCAAATCAAGGGCAAAAGCTGAGCATGTAGGGATGGACCAGCGGCAACCACCAGTTCACTACTCGGCGCCCCGCCGCCAGGACCAGAGACAACTGCTCCAGCCTCGGTTGCGATTAATCCACCTGCTGCATGATCCCATTCTTTAAGTGATGCTTCAAAGTAACCATCTAATGCACCCATCGCCACATAACAAAGATCAACAGCTGCTGCGCCATTCCTTCTTAAATCTCTAATTCTTGGTAACAATTTTGCCATGGTATCGCCTTGGCTAATTCGTAAATTTAAATCATAAGCAAAGCCAGTTGCCAGCAGTGCCTTACTTAACTCAACTGGTTCATTACATTTAATTTTCTCACCATTATAAAAAGCCCCACCGCCTTTTATCGCGCTCCAAAATCCATTAATGCTTGGTGCGTAAACCACACCAGCTACTACGCCATTTTTATCTTTAGCTGCAACTGAAACATTCCAACCAGGTAATCCATATAGGTAATTAACGGTGCCATCTAATGGATCAATTACCCAAGTTATT
The Candidatus Nanopelagicus limnes DNA segment above includes these coding regions:
- the dut gene encoding dUTP diphosphatase, with product MTQVLIKRLDPTVPMPSYAKGGDAGADLATRIDFTIKPGERMLIPTGISIALPNGYVALVHPRSGLAIKHGISMVNTPGTVDAGFRGELQVILINHDLTESVSFKKGDRIAQLVIQKVERAQFVEVADLPGSERATGGFGSTGA
- the rimM gene encoding ribosome maturation factor RimM (Essential for efficient processing of 16S rRNA), whose protein sequence is MGRIGRAHGVLGEATIEVQTDDPDIRFQIGNKLTLDDGKQLTIRSSRWHNQILLLAFDGVTDRNQIEELRDQLISSDVDLDSLAPGEYHFQQLIGCEVFQQNGELIGAVDEIVKLPGQDLLSVNRAGAQVLIPMVKQIIIEIDVLAKKIVVNPPEGLLDVAN
- a CDS encoding DUF4193 domain-containing protein — encoded protein: MATDYDTPRKTDEELHEESLEELKARRADAQSGQVDIDEAEAAENLELPGADLSGEELTVKVVPKQEDEFACSRCFLVKHVNQRARGEGLKAVCRDCD
- a CDS encoding potassium channel family protein, with the translated sequence MHVVIMGCGRVGSTLAVDLEKSGHTVAVIDQNREAFRRLGANFNGRTVAGVGFDRDTLLEAGIEKADAFAAVSNGDNSNILAARVARETFGVKNVVARIYDPGRAEIYQRLGIPTVATVLWTTDQIMRRLTPDGTKSEWRDATGTILLVEVSLHKEWYGESILLIEKNTNARVAFITRLGEAVLPDEHTVLQEGDLVHLLVNEKQVAETEKMLAKSPAGA
- a CDS encoding RNA-binding protein; the encoded protein is MIDEALEHLVKGIVDNPAEVVITEKNSRGGTTLEVRVHPEDIGKVIGRNGRTAKALRTVISALAGRSVRVDLIEADEVR
- a CDS encoding inositol monophosphatase family protein; translation: MSAELLKIAESVAKAAGSHLMKRPATFTFTEKSSAVDFATQMDQQAEALIVKQILALRPDDGIIAEEGAAKESKSGITWVIDPLDGTVNYLYGLPGWNVSVAAKDKNGVVAGVVYAPSINGFWSAIKGGGAFYNGEKIKCNEPVELSKALLATGFAYDLNLRISQGDTMAKLLPRIRDLRRNGAAAVDLCYVAMGALDGYFEASLKEWDHAAGGLIATEAGAVVSGPGGGAPSSELVVAAGPSLHAQLLPLI
- a CDS encoding PaaI family thioesterase, producing MARIASTTPPADAVMPVRHPKAPAIGSQIPSHFGYCFGCGELHKTGLHLIAFAGKELDLTGKFTVTEDHQGAPGLAHGGLLSLAFDEALGKLMWLIRTPAVTGRLETDFLLPVPMGRTLYIDARITGQSGRKVYTQAEGRLDSPTGEIAVQASALFIAVPMEHFIKNLTEQYKDHLVEHPELMAFVDPDFDINP
- a CDS encoding potassium channel family protein; translation: MRIAIAGAGNVGRAIARELLENGHQVLLIDKDPKALKMDSVPAAEWLLADACEITALDQAKLDGCQVLVAATGDDKVNLVASLLGKTEYGVPRVVARVNHPKNEWMFDSSWGVDVSVSTPRIISALVEEAVSVGDVVRLFSFRKGEANLVEITLPDTAACCGKTVGEVELPEDASLAAIVRDSHVITPKDHDVFAPGDELLFVASAKAEEKLKSCFI
- the rplS gene encoding 50S ribosomal protein L19 gives rise to the protein MNVLDVVDAASLRKDIPSFRSGDELKVHVRVIEGTKSRIQLFQGVVIARSGSGIRESFTIRKISYGVGVERTFPVHTPVIERIEIVRHGSARRAKLYYLRKLTGKATKIKERRGADGEIIVEPAYVPPVVSKKVEVPVVGEAVAVVAAAAAVTEVTTEEVAQAPEVTTDAPAADATASE
- a CDS encoding class I SAM-dependent RNA methyltransferase — protein: MESNAQERLKEGQIVQVQIGPVAHGGHFVARYNGQVIFVRHGITDELVNIKITSVSSKIAHADVVEVLQPVASRVSPPCQYAGSCGGCDFQHINISTQRELKAQIIKEQFLRIGKMDLVQLGFDLKVTSVEPADGLHWRTRMDFAVSANGQIGFFGARSNDVVEIKDCLIADERMNVGELSSRQWKSDARVEVAVSSTNEVSVMRSGRSISGPTQIVEQVAGNSFKISPSAFWQSHRSAPVELVKAALSQLGVKPADHVLDLYSGVGLFAAAILIEISDRGFVTLIESDKTAVADARRIFLNKENVKIFQGLVAQQLPIVKRADLILLDPPRTGAGDVVIKQMVKFKPRKIVYVACDPAALARDAKTLADLGYKLDHIEAFDLFPMTQHIECVAGFSPANR
- a CDS encoding DUF3159 domain-containing protein, giving the protein MSYQGHNEDKDKVLNALGGKRGLIDSGLPALVFLIVFNLSGKDVNAALYSAVALSVVLTLLRLLKRETIQHAFSGLIGVGICALISKRTGNAADFYLPGLWINAGYGLLYAITNLVKWPILGVMLGPILGENLLWRKDPARLNAYIKAGWLWVAMFAARLIVQYPLYKSGNINVLGTARLLMGYPLFILTAWGTWQILRKTPTTKVN
- a CDS encoding DUF3093 domain-containing protein — protein: MSRSNSNSEFAERINWPVWLWLFLAMMIASIYLTFWAPFGNLLAATISILISITLIYSARKSVLEIVVINNWLYVGNAKIECKHIKKVTALKREEFLKLRGQNADPAAFNATRFWVSTGVKVELKDKNDPTPYWLIATRKPKKLAAALD
- the trmD gene encoding tRNA (guanosine(37)-N1)-methyltransferase TrmD; protein product: MLQIDLISIFPDYLTPLKLSLLGKAQDKGIVSIDIHDLREQTNDVHHSVDDTPYGGGAGMVMTAAPWGDAIDAITNDQELVDLIILTPAGKKFDQQMAADFSKKYHLVFACGRYEGIDARVGEFYSSKSNFKVHEVSIGDYVLGGGEVAAMVIIEATTRLIPGVLGNPDSLTEESHSISGNNDSLLVEYPNYTKPSNWRGLEVPEVLLSGNHGEIAKWRKAQAERRTQQLNKE